A segment of the Commensalibacter oyaizuii genome:
AGCAGCCCCCGCCATGTCCATTTTCATGTCTTCCATACCGCCTGCGGGCTTAATGGAAATCCCTCCAGAATCAAAGGTTACCCCTTTTCCTAAAAATGCTAATGGGGGCTCTTTATTTTCAGGATTACCTTTCCACTGCATAATGACAGTTTGCGGTTCGGCATCACTACCTTGGGCCACGCCTAATAACGCGCCAAAGCCTAGTTTTTCCATTTCAGCCTTGTTTAAAATTTCAACAGAGACGCCCAACGCCTCTAATTCTTTGATGCGTTTTGCAAATTCTGGAGGGGTTAACCGATTTGCAGGTTCATTAACCAAATTTCTGGTCAAATAAGCACCACTAACAACGGCGGATAAGCTCACCCAATCTTTTTGACCTGCTTCATAGTCAGAGGTTAAAAACAAAATATCCCTCAACTGTTTTTGGTCTTCTTTTTTGTTTTTTTGCATACAGTACACGTTAAATTCGTAAACACTTAAAGTCGCACCCAGTGCAATATATGCAGCATATTCTGTGAACTGCCAGTCAGCCATCATTACTAATGAAGTGGTCTTACCTTTTAAACTTTGAGCGGCATTCCCCCCAACTTGACGAGCGTACGCTTTTGAAAACTGATCTTGTTTACCAAGACCAACCAACACAACATGACTGTATACATCATTAGGGGAAACTAATTTACAAATTTCGCCCAATTTTCCTGTAAAATTCTCTACTTTCATTGCACGGGTTAACGCACCGTCCAGTGCCTTATCCATTACCCGCACAGAATCCCCTTGTTCACCATCTTCGAAAGTAAAAAGAACAATATCTCCACCTTCTGGCTTTTTTAAACCTGCAAACTGTACTGTTGGTATCATTTTTTCCTCTGTTTATTCTTAATTTTATAATAAAATATGCTCTATTATGTACTACTCTTTAAAATATCCAACCTGTGAATACGCAATATTACTAAATTTATTTTCTTCTCCAATGTTCTCTTTGAGATAACAACCATGAACATCTTGAATAAAAATTATAATTTAGACACAGTTTAAAAACAAAATTCGAAATGTTAAAAACAAAATTTGCTTTAGTTATAAATATTACTATCTTTAAGCTTATTGCAAATATTTAGGCCAAATTTTACAATGCATCATGCCTCCGATCAAAACTTAATGTCCTTAGCCGTAGATCTTGCCCAACAAGCGGCAAGATTAATAAACGACGTTCGCGCAACAGGTATTAAAGTTTGTACGAAATCGGATCTTAGCCCTGTTACCCAAGCCGACAAAGCTTCTGAAGCATTGATTTTAGCTGGGTTACGCGCATATGCACCATCCATCCCCATCATCGCCGAAGAGGAAATGGCCGAAGGAATAAAAACTCAAGTTGAATCAGAATTTTGGTTAATAGATCCACTTGACGGTACCAAAGGATTTATAAGAGGCAGCAAAAATTTTACGATAAATATCGGTCTTATTCGCAACCACAAACCAGTTTTAGGGGTTGTTGCCCTGCCCGCCTATGATGAGATTTTCTGTGGCATCGTGGGTAAGGGTGCTTGGCGCATTGATGCGACAGGTCAAACCCCCATTCATGTCAGTACTTTGCCTAAAGACGGATTTCGTATTATTACCTCACACCATTATGCCAATGATCCCAAATTAAAAAAAGTGCTGCAAGGTTTTCCAATTCATTCTGTTGATACCATGGGATCGGCCAGCAAAATTATTCGAATAGCCGAGGGCAAAGCCGATTTACATTTTCGTTTCAATTCCATTATGGAATGGGATACCGCCGCACCCCAAGCGGTTTTGGAGGCCGCTGGGGGATATTTACGAACATTTGACAACCAACCTTTGCAATATGGTAAAAAAAATTGGCGTAATCCTGCTTTTTTTTGTTCTGGGACTACGATTGACAGCTTTTTGAATAATTTTAATGACTAGACCTATGACCATTTTGTTTTCCAACTCTATCCCAGATATTCAAAAAGCAGCACAAATTATTACCCAAGGTGGGGTGGTCGCATTCGGTACGGAAACAGTTTACGGATTGGGTGCAGATGCAACCAATACCACGGCCGTACTAAAAATTTATCAGGCAAAAGGACGGCCCAATTTCAATCCGTTAATCGTTCATTTTGCTGATATTGATCACGTTTTCCAATTTGTTAAAAAAACAGAGCTTGCCTATGAATTAGCTATAAAATTTTGGCCAGGTCCTTTAACATTGGTATTGCCTCAACACCAACCCTGTCCTATCAGCCCTGTTGCAACTGCAAATTTACCTACAATGGCAGTAAGGATTCCAAACACCTTCGTAGCCCAACGTCTTATCCACTACAGCAAAAAACCAATTGCTGCCCCCTCTGCCAATCCATCAGGAAAAATCAGTCCCTCTACTGCTCAACATGTTATAGAAGGGTTGGACAAAAAAATAGATGCGATTATTGATTCTGGGCCTTGCCATGTTGGCGTAGAGAGTACAATTTTAGATTTAAGTCAACCCATCCCTACCCTATTGCGTCCTGGCGGCATTCCAGTCGAAGCACTAACCCCTATTTGTGGGCCTATCACCATAGATACCCCTATTGAAACAAAGATTATTGCCCCTGGGCAGCTCAGCTCACATTATGCGCCTTCTTTACCCGTAAGGTTAAATTGCCAACATTTATTACCTAACGAAGCTTTATTAGCTTTTGGTCCCCCTATTTCCCATCATGGTCTCTATTGTAATTTAAGCGTTTCTGGTAACTTAGAGGAGGCTGCACAAAATTTATTTGCTTGTTTGCGTTTTCTTGATAGTGAAGGACAACGAATTGGGGTAAAAGGGATTGCAGTTATGCCTATACCGCAAATAGGATTGGGATTAGCAATTTGTGACCGACTTCAACGTGCTGCGGCACCACGATCAATATAAATCGAGATGAACGAAAAAATAGATCCAAAAGAACTGAAAGTCCTTGCTGATATTCTTGCCTTGGTTTTAGAAGACCAACCTGGGCAATCTTTGAATGCATTAGAAACAATAAAAAAACGTGCAAAAAGAAATACAGTTACAGGGGGTGCTCTAAAGAATTTATTTACCTCTATTGCTAATTCACCGCCGAAAAATAATACAACAAATTTTTACTCTAACCCAGGAAATGATTCGGCTGAATTAAGAAAAGCACGCTCGCGAATTACTGAACTAACCCACAGTATTAATCGTTTAGATGCAACGATAAAAAGTCTAAGACGTAATAACGAATCTTTACGTTCTGAATTACGACTTACCCAAGAATCTAGGGCTGAAATACAATCTGCCCTACATGCTTCTGAGGCAAAATCACCATTTAAAGCAACGGTTATTATTGTTTCTCTTTTATGTGGTTTATTTTGTGGTATTGCAGGGACTGCCGTTGTGCATTCTTTGACAGCAAAACCGCCTCTTCCTGATAATACAATTTATCTTCAATAATGGATTTATGTTATGGACATCGCCAATTTTATCAAAGAATTAACCGAAATTCTTGGCCCACAAGGGATCTTAACCGATGCAAAAGACACTGAAACTTATAATACCGATTGGCGTCAAATTTTTACAGGAACCAGTATTGCTGTTTTAAGACCTCAAACAACCCAACAGGTTGCAGATGCCGTTAAGATCTGTGCCCGTTATAAAGTGGCAATTGTACCCCAAGGCGGTAATACCAGTCTGGTTGGGGGGGCAATCCCTTCGACAAATGATGTACAAGTGGTTCTTAGCCTAAGCAGAATGAATAAGATCCGTAATATCGATACCCTTGATTCTACAATAACACTTGAAGCTGGTGTTATTTTGGAAGATGCACAAAATGCTGCCAAAGAGGCAGGATTATATCTGCCAATTGTTATTTCCTCCCAAGGGTCTGCGCAAATTGGGGGGATCATTGCAACAAATGCTGGGGGGAATAATACCTTAAGATACGGGAATGCCCGTGAATTCGTGTTGGGGTTAGAAGTCGTCACTGCAGACGGTCAAATTTTACATAATTTACGCCGATTAAGAAAGGATAATACAGGATACGCTTTAAAACAGATCTTTATTGGATCTGAGGGGACACTTGGTATTATCACTGCTGCGGTTTTACATTTGCATCCTTATCCTCGTTCAACAGAAGTAGCATTATGCGCCATTCCTGATCTGCAAAAAGCATTACGTCTATTGCATCTTTTCAATAGTCATAACCCTGCGGCTTTGCAAGCTTTTGAATATATCTCTCAAAAAGGGATGGAGCTTGTTTGTTCTCAATTCCCAGAATTACATTTCCCTTTAGAAACCACCGCCCCTGTCTATATTATTGTTGAACTTGCCTTGCCCGAACAAGGGGACGGATTAAGAACACTTTTTGAAACCGTTTTAGGCGAAGCCTTTGAAGAAGAAGTTGTTCTGGATGCCGTTTTAGCAGAGAGTGAAACACAACGTCAAAATCTGTGGCGTTTTCGAGAAGAACAAGCTGAATCACAAAAACGCGCTGGGGCAAATATTAAAAATGATGTTTCCGTTCCTATCTCTTCCATCCCCGACTTTGTTGAACGTGCTACACGTGCTTGCGAATCCTTTTATCCAGGTATCCAAGTCACTCCCTTTGGCCATTTGGGGGATGGGAATATCCACTTTAATTTGGTTCAACCTCAGCATGAAGATGGCAAGCTTTTCATGAGTAAAAGTCATGATATCATGGATGCTGTCTCCCAAGTTGTTTATGAGCTAGAAGGTTCTTTCTCAGCCGAACATGGAATTGGGCAACTAAAAAATTACATGATGCCTTCTTGGCGTGGTGGGGTTGAATTAGAACTTATGAAAAAAATTAAAGAAAGCTTAGATCCTTGTAATATTCTAAATCCTGGTAAAATTTTTCCACAAGATGCCCACTAAATAATTCCATCTGAATACAAATTAAAACTTATAAAAAACCTCAATTTTACTAGCATTCTAATCGATGCTTATGGCCAAAGATATTTTACTGTTGATATAATGATACGTAGCCGTTAAATATCTGTGTAATTACTTATTCAACCTTCTTTCACTTTTGTTTAGTTTTTAACTATATTAAAAACTAAACAAAACATTCTAGGTAACAAAGCGGGATCATTTTAAATGCGTTTATTTTCTTCCCTACGCCTGCCTATGTTTGACCGCTATATTTTACATCAATTATTGATCGCATTAGTGGCAACAACTGGGGGTTTAGCAGCATTAATTTGGCTAACTCAATCTTTACGCTTTGTTTCTTTGGTTGTAGATCGAGGATTATCTTTACAAGTCTTCTTGCAATTAACCGGATTATTAATCCCGTCCTTTGTTGCTATTATTTTACCGATTACGACCTTTGTCGTTGTACAATTTATCTATAACCGCTTGTCTGGGGATAGAGAAATTATTGTTATGCGTGCGGCTGGGGTTTCGTCTTTCTTCCTAGCAAGACCAGGTATTATTTGTGCAGTCATTTCAACATTGGCCTGCTTTTTATTAAATTTATGGATTGTGCCGTCTGCTTATCACTCTTTTCGTAAGTATGAATTTAAAATCAGAAATAAAATGGCTGCCTTTATGTTACAAGAAGGCGTATTTACCAACGTCTCAGATAATTTAACAGTTTATATTAAATCAAAAGATCATAATGGGGTGCTGAAAGGAATATTGGTTGAAGATGACCGCCAACCAGATAATAAAGCCACCATTTTAGCAGAAAGCGGGAATATCGTTATTCTAAATGATAAACCTCAAGTTGTGTTATTTAACGGCTCTCGCGAGGTCATTGATAAAAAAACAGGACGTTTAAATGTCCTTAATTTCAATCGAAACACAATAGATCTTTCTTCCAATAAGGGAGATTCAACACGATCACGTGATGCAACGGAGATGTCGCTGTACGAACTATTACACCCCAATCCAGAAGAAGTTTTTAATCGTGATTTTGGAAAATTAGCTGTTGAGGCC
Coding sequences within it:
- a CDS encoding leucyl aminopeptidase, which encodes MIPTVQFAGLKKPEGGDIVLFTFEDGEQGDSVRVMDKALDGALTRAMKVENFTGKLGEICKLVSPNDVYSHVVLVGLGKQDQFSKAYARQVGGNAAQSLKGKTTSLVMMADWQFTEYAAYIALGATLSVYEFNVYCMQKNKKEDQKQLRDILFLTSDYEAGQKDWVSLSAVVSGAYLTRNLVNEPANRLTPPEFAKRIKELEALGVSVEILNKAEMEKLGFGALLGVAQGSDAEPQTVIMQWKGNPENKEPPLAFLGKGVTFDSGGISIKPAGGMEDMKMDMAGAATVVGLMKTLATRKAKANIIGVVGLVENMLSGNAQRPGDIVTSASGQTIEVLNTDAEGRLVLADILWYTQDRFKPRFMINLATLTGAIVVALGYEYAGLFSNNDELSKRLSDIGNNVGEKVWRMPMGPAYDKALDAQFADMKNIGGRDGGSITAAQFLQRFVNDTPWVHLDIAGTAYTGKGTHGGPKGATSFGVCLLNQLVQEHYEG
- the cysQ gene encoding 3'(2'),5'-bisphosphate nucleotidase CysQ, whose protein sequence is MHHASDQNLMSLAVDLAQQAARLINDVRATGIKVCTKSDLSPVTQADKASEALILAGLRAYAPSIPIIAEEEMAEGIKTQVESEFWLIDPLDGTKGFIRGSKNFTINIGLIRNHKPVLGVVALPAYDEIFCGIVGKGAWRIDATGQTPIHVSTLPKDGFRIITSHHYANDPKLKKVLQGFPIHSVDTMGSASKIIRIAEGKADLHFRFNSIMEWDTAAPQAVLEAAGGYLRTFDNQPLQYGKKNWRNPAFFCSGTTIDSFLNNFND
- a CDS encoding L-threonylcarbamoyladenylate synthase yields the protein MTILFSNSIPDIQKAAQIITQGGVVAFGTETVYGLGADATNTTAVLKIYQAKGRPNFNPLIVHFADIDHVFQFVKKTELAYELAIKFWPGPLTLVLPQHQPCPISPVATANLPTMAVRIPNTFVAQRLIHYSKKPIAAPSANPSGKISPSTAQHVIEGLDKKIDAIIDSGPCHVGVESTILDLSQPIPTLLRPGGIPVEALTPICGPITIDTPIETKIIAPGQLSSHYAPSLPVRLNCQHLLPNEALLAFGPPISHHGLYCNLSVSGNLEEAAQNLFACLRFLDSEGQRIGVKGIAVMPIPQIGLGLAICDRLQRAAAPRSI
- a CDS encoding FAD-binding oxidoreductase; amino-acid sequence: MDIANFIKELTEILGPQGILTDAKDTETYNTDWRQIFTGTSIAVLRPQTTQQVADAVKICARYKVAIVPQGGNTSLVGGAIPSTNDVQVVLSLSRMNKIRNIDTLDSTITLEAGVILEDAQNAAKEAGLYLPIVISSQGSAQIGGIIATNAGGNNTLRYGNAREFVLGLEVVTADGQILHNLRRLRKDNTGYALKQIFIGSEGTLGIITAAVLHLHPYPRSTEVALCAIPDLQKALRLLHLFNSHNPAALQAFEYISQKGMELVCSQFPELHFPLETTAPVYIIVELALPEQGDGLRTLFETVLGEAFEEEVVLDAVLAESETQRQNLWRFREEQAESQKRAGANIKNDVSVPISSIPDFVERATRACESFYPGIQVTPFGHLGDGNIHFNLVQPQHEDGKLFMSKSHDIMDAVSQVVYELEGSFSAEHGIGQLKNYMMPSWRGGVELELMKKIKESLDPCNILNPGKIFPQDAH
- the lptF gene encoding LPS export ABC transporter permease LptF, whose amino-acid sequence is MRLFSSLRLPMFDRYILHQLLIALVATTGGLAALIWLTQSLRFVSLVVDRGLSLQVFLQLTGLLIPSFVAIILPITTFVVVQFIYNRLSGDREIIVMRAAGVSSFFLARPGIICAVISTLACFLLNLWIVPSAYHSFRKYEFKIRNKMAAFMLQEGVFTNVSDNLTVYIKSKDHNGVLKGILVEDDRQPDNKATILAESGNIVILNDKPQVVLFNGSREVIDKKTGRLNVLNFNRNTIDLSSNKGDSTRSRDATEMSLYELLHPNPEEVFNRDFGKLAVEAHRRLTSPLTVFSFTMIALVSVLRGGFARFGNVLRPLGAIFTVVGIMAATLIIQNLASRNVDLIPLIWVMAIVPGIIATTILFGPELRTKNLKPTLLSSPPRKGG